The Macaca fascicularis isolate 582-1 chromosome 11, T2T-MFA8v1.1 genomic sequence CCTTTACTATTGCTGGTCAGAGCTCATCAAGGTGCTGGCTGGCCTGGACTCTTacctggaggctctgagggagaaccCGCTTCCATGCTCATTCAGATTGCCAGTACGGTGGGCCCTGTTGCCTTCCTGGCTGTGGGCCAGGGCTCCTTTTCAGCTTCTGGAAGTTGCCAACTGTCTTTGGGGTTATGCTCCActccttcaaagccagcaacagagCTTCAATTCCTTCTTATATTTCAAATCAATCTGATGTCTTCTGCTGCATCTCTCTAACTTCCTGCCTTCTTCTTCTGCCTTCTTCTTCTGGTTTGAGGGTTCATGTGAATACATTGGGTCTACCCAGAAAATCCAggaatctccctattttaagattaaataatTAGTAACTCTATTTATATCTGCAAAGttccctttgccatgtaaggtaatatATTCATGCTCCCAGGGATTAGTGGCTACAGAGTGTTCTTGGGGGCTttaattctgcctaccacaatcAGACACGTCTGAAACCAAGGCTTTCCAGCTGGAGCACCTGGTTCTTACAGCACTCAGTAAACCAGGGAGCGGGGGGGGAATCTTTATCTGCAAGTGTCCAATTAAAATCCGTGAAGGATAAAACTTATTTGTTAAATGTTAGAATTATTGCATAACAATAagtatattggccgggcgcggtggctcacgcctgtaatcccagcactttgggaggctgaggtgggcggatcacctgaggtcagaagtttgagaccagcctggacaaaatgatgaaaccccatctctactaaaaacacaaaaattagcggggtgtgctagtgggcgcctgtaatcccagctacttgggagtctgagcaaggagaatcgcttgaacccaagaggcagagattgcagtgagctgagatcatgccattgcattccagcctgagcgacagagcaagactctgtctcaaaaaaaaaaacaaaacaataaatgtatTTACACTCTCCTATCCAATATCGTTTAtcaaaaaatgtagaaattcaTTTGATTTTATGAAAATTGCAATTACAAGGTCAATATTCTGGATAAGGCATTATATATGTTTGACTTTGTGTGACAGTTGGATTACATGTGAGTTTTTGTGTCTGTGTATAAATATAGAGAAAGTCAATGTAACATAGTGGATGTAAACAGATTAGACTAACAGACTTCTAAATTTTAGCATGAATTCTACTACAAACTACCTGTGTGACTTTAAACAAGTCATTTAAAGAACTTTCATCTTAATCTTTTCTACTATAAAGTTGGCTGTTTCATCAGGTTGACATCCAGCTGAAGATTCTGTAGATCAAGTAGTCGATAATAAAGTAAAATGGCTCAGAAACCCAGATATCAACTCCTTAGAACCATTTCTTCATAGAAGAGTTAAagagaatttaattttttgttacaatttctatgaagtatttttcatttcttcctagAAAAATCaccaatttttgtttctctttcaatGAAAGAGAAATTCTGTCAATGAAAGGAAAATTCACAAGTTTAAAATCTGTTCCTCAAGAAACGAAGTGAAATGTTAGTTTTAAAGAGGTTGAACATCTTAAGATTAATACACATTCTATTGCAAAACAGATTGTTATCAAAATGCCTTTCTAAGAAGGCAACATAAGCAGAACAAATCCTGCAAAAGATTTTACCCATCATATTTTTCCTGTGGTGAATTCTGGTACATCATCACTCTTCCTCTTAAATTCACAGCAAGTTCCCTTTGCTCCAGTTCACAGCATCTACTTTCCAGTACACCAGCAACTgcacaaaacatatttttagtaaaacatatttttagtaaaacATACATAATATGTGTTTTGGGTACAAGAATCAACTCTTCTTTGTGGACTCAAAACCCCATCAGTTGCAACAACACTGACCTCACCTAACAATGTTATCTACAGTTAATGTGAAAAAATGTATGCTGAAGGTAGTCAGTGTCCCCATTAACAGAATCCAATTTATTTCCCCTGAAAGAGATGCATGGGTTCAGAAGCTCTTACATACCAACTAATCTTACAAgcttacattttctttgtttttagtagtTTTTACATCCAAAATGTGTGTATTGGGGTGGTTTCCTATTTATCTTGCTCTTAGTGCTGATTCCACCGGAAGGAACATTCTTCTGTAAGCCTTGCTTTTCCTCCTATATGCTGACAGAGGACAGTGGAACAGACGACCCACAAAACTACTATTTGTGCATGGCTAACAATGGTGCCGATCTTGTAACATCCTAGACATTTCATATCCATGAAGTAGGAATTGAGGCTGTGCACCAGGCCCTGCTTCTTGTGTTGCCTCCTCTCCATTTCTGGAGAACAATGAAGGAGAGCCTTCCCAAGAGGCATACTCTCCTGGGGAGGTCATCACTGTCAGCAAAAAAACGAGCTTACCATTTCTGTCACTTGCTTTCACTTCAAACTCTTTAAGTGTCTTTAAATGACACTTAGTTTTATTTAGTTGAATTAGTACAAttagtttcttaaaaagtagTTTGCACTTGCTAGTAATTGTTGCTATTCAGAGAGTTTATTAACCTCATAAGTAAGGCAAAAAAGCACAGCACCCCTAATTTGTattgtgtgttttatttccaCATGACATACACAGACTATTTCTATTATGGTTAtgtgaatatatttcaaaaagcaGAAACCATCTCCAGTTCTGATAGCACTCAAAGCACAGGACTTTGCACATTGtggttgctcaataaatatttttgcataatttGTTAATCATATTCATGAAATTCCATAGAGCATATAGCAAAGTAGAGAACAGTCCAGTTCTAAATAATGCTAATTAGTACCAAAGCAGCATGTTCTCTTCTGTTCTGGGACCACATTTTCAAtcaaattttattacaaatttttaaaaattgtataaggTACAATTTACATACAATTAAACACACTCATTTTAAGggttgatgagttttgacaaatgcatacatcTAAGCATACCTCACCAACATAATCAagatatgtatgcatgcatacatttatgtatatgcacatatatgttacACAAATGTATATAAAGCGTGGTCATTGGGGGATTATGGGTGTTGATTTGGGAGAGTATTTTTGGAGCACAGATCTATGAGTTTTAAGACCAGTATAGACTTACGTCACCATCTTCACAATCAAGATACTGAACAATTTCATTACCCCCAAAAAATTCCCTCATGCTATCCCTTTGTGGTCAAGCACTTCCCAGATTCCTAGACCCTGACAACCACTGGTCTGTTATCTGTTCTAACAGTTTTGCCTTGCCCAGAATGTCATTTTGATTCAATCATACCGTGTAACCTTctgagactggcttctttcactcagcataatgctcctgagattcattcatgtgtgtgcatcaatagttcattcctttttattgttaagttGCATTATATTATGTGGGTATACCACAGTTTGTACATTCACCCACTGAAAGGCATTTGGGTTCTTCCCAGTATCTGgcagtaaaataataaaactgttataaacCTCTTTGTACAGTTTtgtgtgtgaacataagttttcatttctctgggataaatacataggaataaaatttctgggtcatattgTAAATGTATGTTTCAAtttataagaaactgacaaactatTTTCCATcttgcattttgcatttccaacagtaatatatgagagttccagttactGCACTTCCTAGCACTTGGTATTGTTTGGGATGGTTTTGGTTTTATcaattgtggttttagtttgcatttccctaatggctaattttttttgagcaTCTTTCAcatacttatttgccatctgtatgtcttatTCAATGACTGTTcaaattatttgcccattttttaattggcatttgttttcttatcattgaattttggaagttttatatatatattttatatctatgaTTTTATATCTATGATTTGTGAATTTTTCCCCAATCTGTATCTTGTCTTATTCTCCTAAAGGTGTCTTTTGCagaacaaatgtttttaatttgtatgaagtccaatttatcaaatttttttggagattattcttttgatgtcatatctaaaAACTTTTTGCTAAACCCAAGGTCTACCagattttcttctacatttacTTCTAAAacctttataattttacatttagatctacaaTCTACTTcaagttaacttttgtataaggtataaaaATTAGGACTTTTTTGGATAAGGATGTGCAATTAttccaacatcatttgttgaaagaaaatactcttcatt encodes the following:
- the LOC123567692 gene encoding small ribosomal subunit protein eS27-like yields the protein MPLGKALLHCSPEMERRQHKKQGLVHSLNSYFMDMKCLGCYKIGTIVSHAQIVVLWVVCSTVLCQHIGGKARLTEECSFRWNQH